The DNA window TCCTCGCTGGCAGACACTTCGTAGAAAGAGCAGCCTAGAGttccagccagcagggggcccTGCTGAGCGTCCACACCCCTCAGGTGCACCAGGTCCGCCTTATTGGCGAGCAGGATCACAGGGGGCAAGTTAGCGCCACCGGTGCGAGTAACCAGCTGGTGCAGCTGTTGGATCTGGTCGAAGCTGCGGCGGTCTGTCACAGAGTAAACCAGCACCACAGCATCGGCCCACTGGATGGAGCAGCTCACATGGTCAGGTAGACTCACTCCATTATCTGTCATctggaagcagagagagagagagagagagaggaattaATACACAACCAAGCACACACGCCGAATTAGACTTTACATTGTCAGAATTAAGACTGAACGTTCCCTGACTCTGTAAGAGATATTCTGTAATGAGTGGAATGTTACTGAGGCCGACAGGAGGGTTTAGAGTTACTGCTCCTGAACAGAGAGGTGTGGGTGACTgggggctctgtgtgtgtgagtgtgtgtgtgtgtgtgtgtatgcgtgtggaCCAGTATCATTCACTCTGTCCTCAGACATCCATTAAACTAAATGGGAGATTAGACGGCCAGACTGATGGAGACTGTGCTTCAGGAGgaaataatacacacacacacacacatcttcagtATTGGACTGCTGCCCGGTCAGAAGAGGCTTAGATGATCTCCACCCACATTCAGACAGTGAATTCGATTATGATCCTTGTATTGGATTATTCACAGATTGTCACATGGGAAACCCTCACACGTCTGTTGCCTGACAGTCAGCACAGAGAAACTAAACTGTCTCTAATGTGTctaagaggaggaagaagaggatgaagaggagcaaaGATCTCACCTCTGCACCAGGAGTGTCCTGCACCTGGATGGTCACCTGCTCTCCGTCCACCTGGACCTCTCTGGAGTACAGATTACCTGAGCAAACAAAGGAAAAGTTAGACCCTCATTCTCAGGATTTGAAAGAGTCAGTGTCACACATCAGGTTTCATGTCTCAGTCACTCACCAGCATTTCTCTCGTAGTCTCCAATGAAGCGTCTGGTGAGGAATCTCACAACAAGCGCTGAAACGAGGCAAAAACACGGGGTTAGAACACATGACGATGAAGGACACAATGCATCGCTTTCAATGGAGGTGCACCACAGGGATTTCTTTAGCATATATCGGTTTCTCACCTGTTTTGCCAACTCCGCTGCCGCCTATCACCGCTATCTTCATCACCCTGTTGGGCGCCCGGTGCTCACACTCCGCGATGGTCGTCATGTTCTGGATCAGAcgcatttttttcttttcagtccAAAAGGAATAAAGAATCAA is part of the Limanda limanda chromosome 9, fLimLim1.1, whole genome shotgun sequence genome and encodes:
- the rasl11b gene encoding ras-like protein family member 11B codes for the protein MRLIQNMTTIAECEHRAPNRVMKIAVIGGSGVGKTALVVRFLTRRFIGDYERNAGNLYSREVQVDGEQVTIQVQDTPGAEMTDNGVSLPDHVSCSIQWADAVVLVYSVTDRRSFDQIQQLHQLVTRTGGANLPPVILLANKADLVHLRGVDAQQGPLLAGTLGCSFYEVSASEDYSQVHDAFHRLCCQLAKRPPPTSNSSNNSVGAATEKRRLPLIPRPKSPNMQDLKRRFKQALSAKVRTVTSV